In Camelus dromedarius isolate mCamDro1 chromosome 16, mCamDro1.pat, whole genome shotgun sequence, the genomic stretch TAGCGCTGGGGAGAGTGGTCGGAGCTCTCAGCGAAGGGCTCACTGCTTTGGACGGAAGAGGCCCCAGCGCCAACATCCCCTGACCCCCAGGGCCCTTCAGAACCCGAGGACAGCCTGGGGTGCTGGCACCATGAGCTGCTCCCAGGCTTCCGAGGGGTGACTCATCCGTGGTGACATGTGGCAGTGGACTGTCTCAAGGGGCCTCCACCCTGCCACCGTGCCCTGACCAGAGGAGGGTCCCTGCCCCTCTGGCCGAGCCAGTGGTGACAGCGGCAGGTCCTCCTCACAGAGGTGCGGCAGTCCCCCCGCTACACGGTCGCGGTGGAGGGGGGCTCCATCAACATCACCTGCGCCACCCCTGGGCCCCTGCTCGGCATCTACCTGAAGCAAAGGTGGCCCGAGCCCAGCAATGTGATTTACTACGAAGACAAGAGGGAGCCCACTGTGGACAAGCGGTTCCGGGGCCGCATCACCTTCTCGGGGCTGCAGCACAACCTAACGATCAGCGTGCACCGTCTGCAGCTGGCGGACTCCGGCGCCTACGCCTGCCAGGCCATCATGGGCGACGAGGTCTGGGGCCCTGGCACCTTGGTCGTGGTGACAGGTAGGGACTGTGCCACCCCTGGGACCACTCCGCCTCCCTGCTGGGCAGCCCGGCCTCCATGCCCCTGTCTGGGGACCTTCCCTCCAAACTCACTTGAGTTGTTCCTTCCAGCTCAAGCCACCCCCTCTTCAGGAGGCCCCctggattcacacacacacacacacacacacacactcactccagAGCCCTGCCCTGTCCTGAACCCCGAAGGCTCTCATGAACTTCCCCATCTGCCAAAGGCCTCTCtctgttccttctgcccagaCAAACTGCCCCAGGCAGTGGACACGTGCCAGGAGGCTCAGCTGATGCGCTTCGCCCTCCCGATCGCCCTGGCTGTGGGTTTCTTCCTCgtcgggctggggctgggggctgtgtgtgtgctgAGGACACAGGTCAGTGTGACCTTCAGATGCCGCCTGATCCCTGTAAGCTGGCTCCTCtcagagagcagggagggaaggagggcacgTGTGTGAGCccgtgtgcatgcgtgtgcataTGCAAATGTGCATGTGAGTGCAAGTGTGAGGCCAGTGGGGATGTAATCTGTGGGCAAATGTGTGCTGGAggtgggatgggatgggaggGCTAAGGGAGACGGGCCGGGAAGCAGTCAGCTCTGCCCCGGTCCCTTGGCCGTGGCCCCCTCCTCCACCGCTCGCCTCCAGCTCCACGTTCTCTGTGCCAGAGGGGCCCCTCCTTGTCCAGGGCCAGGAGGCTGAGTCACTTCCACCCTCTACCTCCCGGCTGCTgccccccagcctggcctggcctgccccCTCGCCCAGGCCTGAGCAGTTCAGAGACCTGGGGGGCTGGCCGAGGCCCCTCATGACCTGGCTTCACCCAGGCCCCGCAGAAATCTGAAAGCTTCCTAAGGGAATGTGCCTGGAAGACAGGGTGCCCCAGAGCCAGCAGCCCCAGAGGGAGACCTCCGGCGTTCTTTCAGGTCCAGAGACTCTGCTGCGCAAAGGACAAGAGCCCGGTGTGCGTGGTGTACGAGGACATGTCCCGCAGCCGCTGCAACACCGCGTCCACCTCCAACCAATACCAGTGAGCCTGCAGGGCCCTAGCCTCCCTCCGCCTGACCCAGCACGGACACACAGGCAGTCCACAGCAGTCGGGCTCCCggtgcctcctccaggaagcccttcctcctgcctcccacccttgAGGCTGCTCTGGACAACTGGAGCCAGCAGGAGGGAAGCCTCTCTGTCCCGCTGCTGCCCTGACCCTCCAGCAGTGGGAGAACCTGCCTGTAGGGCAGACTTGGGCCTGGGGCAGCAAGCAGctggcagagggtgggggtggagggtagggccgtgggggggttgggggggtcaGCGCTCAGCCCCTAGCCCTGGCTTGCTGGACATAAAAGGcttctcttctcccctttccAACTCCAGTGTCTATTTCTCAGCCAGCTCAGAGCTGAGGAGGGGAGGCTTGCGTGACAACCTCTCAAGTGTCCTCTAGGACTATGGCAGCCTAAGTGATTACATGTGAGAGTTTTGGGGAAGGAGCGGGGAGCGGGGGACActtccccactcctgcccccatTTTGGCTGGAGAAGGGACATAAGAACCGGAGCCCAGCCAGCCTCACCCGCCTCCACCAGGGGTCccgtggggatggaggagggggagcgGGCAGCAGTGGTCTGGGTGTCTTAAGAGAGGGCCGGACACACTGAGCTCCAGCTGGAGCTGCCACCGATGCCCAGCTTCTGGAGGCCGAGGCGTGGATGGTGATTTCTCTCCGTCCAACAAATACTGACTGAGTGGCCGACCCGTGTGGGTGCGGGTCTGGGTGCTGTGAGCGGAGGGGTGAATGAGCAGACAGGGCCGTTCCCCCGAGGAGCCAGCGCTCAGGCcatgggaaggaggtgggaaagaaaGCCCTCAGGAGATGAGAAACAGCAGGTAGGGCTGCTGCGTGGGGCCGGGAGACTGTGTcctgaggaggggcaggaggacaggGGCACCGGGTGGCGCTCCCACTGGATCTGGGGGCCTGGTTGGAGGCAGGACGCAggagtgcagggaggaggggggtgggacAGGTGGCACAGGGGAGGGGAGCGGGTGACATGCTCACTCTGGGAGGGCTGGAGCCATGTGACCTGACCAAGGGCATAACAGGGTCCTTCTGACTGGGTGACAGTGGTCAGTGAAGCTGTCTTCAGCACAGCAGTGCATGGAGCTGCTAGAGGCTGAGGACCATGAGAAGTGTCAATTTGGGACACCCTGGCGGACTGACGGGGGTTGAGAGACGGGGTTGAGGGCAAAGCTGGGCTGGCCTGAGTTGCTGGTGGGGGGTGCAGACTGGGGCTAAGGACACATTCTGGGGAGCAGGAGGACCTCAGCCGGACACCAGGCTGAGGGTCAAGGTCAAGGCTGTAGCTGAGTCAACATGCTGCCCCCGCGGAGGACTCTAAGGCCTGCAGGCCCGGAGGGGCAGGGGTGAACACAggggcccctcccccacaggcGGAGATGAGCAGCCACAGAAATGTCAGTGTGGCTGCCCATCGGCCTCCCTGCCGGGACTTGGGGCTGCCTTCCCCATGCAGGAAGGAGCCACAGGGCCCAcagtgcccccccaccccaaattctcACGCCCTCTGCAGCCTCACATTGGCCTCACATCCGCCC encodes the following:
- the CD7 gene encoding T-cell antigen CD7 isoform X3, which gives rise to MARLLGLPQLPLLLVLACNLAAQEVRQSPRYTVAVEGGSINITCATPGPLLGIYLKQRWPEPSNVIYYEDKREPTVDKRFRGRITFSGLQHNLTISVHRLQLADSGAYACQAIMGDEVWGPGTLVVVTDKLPQAVDTCQEAQLMRFALPIALAVGFFLVGLGLGAVCVLRTQVQRLCCAKDKSPVCVVYEDMSRSRCNTASTSNQYQ
- the CD7 gene encoding T-cell antigen CD7 isoform X2, whose protein sequence is MARLLGLPQLPLLLVLACNLAAQEVRQSPRYTVAVEGGSINITCATPGPLLGIYLKQRWPEPSNVIYYEDKREPTVDKRFRGRITFSGLQHNLTISVHRLQLADSGAYACQAIMGDEVWGPGTLVVVTDKLPQAVDTCQEAQLMRFALPIALAVGFFLVGLGLGAVCVLRTQVSVTFRCRLIPVQRLCCAKDKSPVCVVYEDMSRSRCNTASTSNQYQ
- the CD7 gene encoding T-cell antigen CD7 isoform X1; translated protein: MARLLGLPQLPLLLVLACNLAAQEVRQSPRYTVAVEGGSINITCATPGPLLGIYLKQRWPEPSNVIYYEDKREPTVDKRFRGRITFSGLQHNLTISVHRLQLADSGAYACQAIMGDEVWGPGTLVVVTGPETLLRKGQEPGVRGVRGHVPQPLQHRVHLQPIPVSLQGPSLPPPDPARTHRQSTAVGLPVPPPGSPSSCLPPLRLLWTTGASRREASLSRCCPDPPAVGEPACRADLGLGQQAAGRGWGWRVGPWGGWGGQRSAPSPGLLDIKGFSSPLSNSSVYFSASSELRRGGLRDNLSSVL